In Arthrobacter sp. B3I9, the following are encoded in one genomic region:
- a CDS encoding helix-turn-helix domain-containing protein has product MALRSDWSARACSMARGLDILGDPWGMLVLREVFFGNGRFDAIKARLGAADSVLTRRLAALVDAGLLTRQPYDDAGRTRQEYVLTEKGEDALPVLNAVVLWAEKHLPAPSEQAHMFVIHSTCGARTSSADTCTACGERLTADNTSWHSLTRSPEPVPLATALSSPAGSRPAASPNGQAA; this is encoded by the coding sequence ATGGCACTTCGATCCGACTGGTCCGCACGGGCCTGCAGCATGGCCCGCGGCCTCGACATCCTGGGTGACCCGTGGGGCATGCTGGTCCTGCGGGAGGTTTTCTTCGGCAACGGCCGCTTCGACGCCATCAAGGCGCGGCTCGGTGCGGCGGATTCCGTGCTCACCCGGCGGCTTGCCGCGCTGGTCGACGCCGGGCTGCTCACCCGCCAGCCGTACGACGACGCCGGCCGCACCCGCCAGGAGTACGTGCTCACCGAGAAGGGCGAGGACGCCCTCCCGGTGCTCAACGCCGTCGTGCTCTGGGCCGAAAAGCATCTTCCCGCACCGTCAGAGCAAGCGCACATGTTCGTGATCCACTCCACGTGCGGAGCCCGTACATCCTCGGCGGACACCTGCACCGCCTGCGGGGAACGGCTCACGGCCGACAACACCAGCTGGCACAGCCTGACCCGCAGCCCCGAGCCCGTGCCGCTCGCCACCGCCCTTTCCAGCCCGGCGGGATCCCGTCCGGCTGCCTCCCCGAACGGACAGGCCGCATGA
- a CDS encoding MFS transporter encodes MSAPETTLLPAPRRRIHPAWIVAAVAFLALVGAAGFRAAPGVLMVPLQNEFGWSTTVLSAAVSINLVLFGLTAPFAAALMERFGIRGVTSVALVLIGAGSALTVLVNQSWQILLTWGLLIGLGTGSMALVFAATIANTWFAKSRGLVIGILTAGSAAGQLVFLPFIALLAQDPGWRQASLLIAAGALAVVPLVMKFLKNSPADAGVLPYGAEPGSLSGAIPEPGTAAPHTAEEAAGPPRNAAVRALHVLKRASRVRTFWALVAGFAICGATTNGLIGTHFIPSAHDHGMPETTAAGLLAAVGIFDILGTIASGWLTDRFNPRILLAVYYQFRGIGLLVLPLLLSATVQPSMIVFVVIYGLDWVATVPPTAAICRQVFGADGSVVFGWVFAAHQLGAAAAALAAGAIRDATGQYTYAWFGAAAMCTIAAVISATIRKDAGKKEAIPVPA; translated from the coding sequence ATGAGCGCACCCGAGACCACCCTCCTGCCGGCGCCCAGGCGGCGGATCCACCCGGCCTGGATCGTCGCGGCGGTCGCTTTCCTCGCCCTGGTGGGGGCCGCGGGCTTCCGCGCGGCGCCCGGAGTTCTCATGGTGCCGCTGCAGAACGAGTTCGGCTGGTCCACCACGGTGCTCTCGGCCGCGGTCAGCATCAATCTCGTGCTCTTCGGGCTCACGGCCCCCTTCGCGGCCGCGCTGATGGAGCGCTTCGGCATCCGCGGTGTCACGTCGGTGGCGCTTGTGCTGATCGGGGCCGGCAGCGCGCTGACCGTCCTGGTGAACCAGTCGTGGCAGATCCTGCTGACGTGGGGGCTGCTGATCGGGCTGGGGACAGGGTCGATGGCGCTCGTCTTCGCCGCCACGATTGCCAACACCTGGTTTGCTAAGAGCCGTGGCCTGGTCATCGGCATCCTCACCGCCGGCAGCGCCGCCGGGCAACTGGTCTTTCTGCCCTTCATCGCCCTGCTGGCCCAGGACCCGGGCTGGCGTCAGGCTTCGCTGCTGATCGCGGCGGGTGCGCTGGCGGTGGTCCCGCTGGTGATGAAGTTCCTCAAGAACTCCCCGGCGGACGCCGGAGTGCTGCCCTACGGCGCTGAACCCGGGTCCCTGTCCGGCGCCATCCCGGAACCCGGGACTGCCGCTCCGCACACGGCTGAGGAGGCCGCCGGGCCGCCTCGCAACGCCGCCGTCCGCGCACTGCACGTGCTCAAGCGCGCCAGCAGGGTCCGCACGTTCTGGGCGCTCGTGGCCGGATTCGCGATCTGCGGCGCCACCACCAACGGGCTGATCGGAACCCACTTCATCCCCTCGGCACACGACCACGGGATGCCCGAAACGACGGCCGCGGGACTGCTCGCCGCCGTCGGGATCTTCGACATCCTGGGCACCATCGCCTCCGGCTGGCTCACGGACCGCTTCAACCCGCGGATCCTGCTCGCCGTGTACTACCAGTTCCGCGGCATCGGGCTGCTGGTGCTGCCGCTGCTGCTCAGCGCCACGGTCCAGCCGAGCATGATCGTGTTCGTCGTGATCTACGGCCTGGACTGGGTGGCCACCGTGCCGCCGACCGCCGCGATCTGCCGGCAGGTGTTCGGCGCCGACGGAAGCGTCGTCTTCGGCTGGGTGTTCGCAGCCCACCAGCTCGGTGCCGCCGCGGCCGCCCTCGCCGCCGGTGCCATCCGGGACGCCACCGGGCAGTACACCTACGCCTGGTTCGGTGCCGCGGCCATGTGCACCATCGCTGCCGTCATCAGCGCGACCATCCGGAAGGACGCCGGCAAGAAGGAAGCCATCCCCGTCCCGGCCTAG
- a CDS encoding acyl-CoA dehydrogenase family protein, with protein sequence MSRPAEVSDASDVLAIDSLLSSEELAMREKVRDFTNQRIRPGIAEWYDSGVFPLELAPELGELGVLGMHLRGYGCPGRTAVEYGLAAMELEAGDSGIRTFVSVQGSLAMTAIHTWGSEEQKQQWLPRMAAGELIGAFALTEPTAGSDPASMTTSARRDGAGEDAGWILDGAKRWIGLASVADVLVVWAKTDDGVRGFLVPAGTPGLTATPIGRKLSMRASVQCDVTLDGVRLGPEALLPGATGLRGPFTCLNEARYGITWGAMGAARDSYEAALQYSQQRLQFGKPLAGYQLTQEKLVNMLLEIQKGTLLALQLGRLKDAGRLRPEQISLGKLNNVREAITIAREARTILGGNGITLDYSPLRHAANLESVRTYEGTDEVHTLVLGQHITGLAAFR encoded by the coding sequence ATGAGCCGACCTGCTGAAGTTTCCGATGCCTCGGATGTCCTGGCGATTGATTCCCTGCTGAGCTCCGAGGAGCTGGCCATGCGGGAAAAGGTACGTGATTTCACCAACCAGCGGATCCGTCCGGGCATCGCCGAGTGGTACGACAGCGGCGTCTTCCCGCTGGAACTGGCGCCGGAACTCGGCGAACTCGGCGTCCTCGGAATGCATCTGCGCGGCTACGGCTGCCCCGGCCGCACCGCCGTCGAATACGGCCTGGCCGCCATGGAGCTGGAAGCGGGCGACTCCGGCATCCGCACGTTTGTGTCCGTGCAGGGCTCCCTCGCCATGACGGCGATCCACACATGGGGCTCCGAGGAGCAGAAACAGCAGTGGCTCCCCCGGATGGCGGCGGGCGAACTCATCGGCGCCTTCGCCCTGACCGAACCCACCGCCGGCTCGGATCCGGCGTCGATGACCACCTCTGCCCGGCGGGACGGCGCGGGTGAGGACGCCGGCTGGATCCTGGACGGTGCCAAGCGCTGGATCGGGCTCGCCTCGGTGGCGGACGTGCTGGTGGTCTGGGCGAAAACCGACGACGGCGTCCGCGGCTTCCTGGTACCGGCGGGAACCCCCGGGCTCACCGCGACGCCGATCGGGCGGAAGCTGTCGATGCGCGCATCGGTGCAGTGCGATGTCACGCTCGACGGCGTCCGGCTGGGGCCCGAGGCGCTCCTGCCGGGCGCGACCGGGCTGCGGGGTCCGTTCACCTGCCTGAACGAGGCACGGTACGGCATCACCTGGGGCGCAATGGGCGCGGCCCGTGACTCCTACGAGGCCGCGCTGCAGTACTCGCAGCAGCGGCTGCAGTTCGGCAAGCCACTCGCCGGCTACCAGTTGACGCAGGAAAAACTGGTGAACATGCTGCTGGAAATCCAGAAGGGCACCCTGCTGGCGCTCCAGCTGGGCCGGCTCAAGGACGCCGGACGGCTGCGGCCCGAGCAGATCTCGCTGGGCAAACTTAACAATGTGCGCGAGGCGATCACGATTGCCCGTGAGGCCCGCACCATCCTCGGCGGGAACGGCATCACCCTGGACTATTCACCCCTGCGGCACGCCGCGAACCTGGAGTCGGTGCGCACCTACGAGGGTACCGACGAGGTCCACACCCTGGTCCTGGGCCAGCACATCACGGGCCTGGCCGCGTTCCGCTAA
- a CDS encoding APC family permease, which produces MSIPSTTAAGSPAEVPAKGLRAGILDLGDSVMLGLASTAPVYSLAATLGLIVAVNGSYTPLILLLGFVPVLFIAYAFRELNSAMPDCGTTFIWARRAFGPWAGWLGGWGVALAGVVVLANLAQVAGQYLWLLVGDGSLSRNSTLVTATGVLFIVFMTFVNYRGIRLGEHVQRALTYVQYVSLGIFAVAIIFHIAAGGSDGTGPGQPFDLEWFNPAGAFADPGAVVHGVLLALFIYWGWDTCLAVNEETENPATTPGRGAVLSAVVLVAIYVSVALLVMMYASVGTDGIGLGNEANQSDVFLAMKDVVLGPWGWLIVVAVLASVLSSTQTTILPTARGTLSMGVHGALPPKFGEVHPRNQTPGFSTQIMGAAAVGYYVLMSILSENLLADSISSISLFIAFYYALTGFACVWYFRATLRSSARNLWFRGILPLLGALLLTAAFVVSAVQMWDPGYGDTQIFGVGGAFASGVVLLGLGGVLAAVCRFAPSTRDYFLQRQPSAGAARSGSLRP; this is translated from the coding sequence ATGAGCATTCCGTCGACGACGGCGGCCGGCAGCCCGGCGGAGGTTCCGGCCAAGGGGCTGCGGGCCGGAATCCTGGACCTGGGCGATTCCGTCATGCTGGGGCTGGCCTCCACCGCGCCGGTCTATTCGCTGGCGGCGACCCTGGGCCTGATCGTGGCCGTGAACGGCAGCTACACCCCCCTGATCCTCCTCCTGGGCTTCGTGCCGGTGCTTTTCATCGCGTACGCCTTCCGCGAGCTGAACAGTGCCATGCCGGACTGCGGGACCACATTCATCTGGGCCCGCCGCGCCTTCGGTCCGTGGGCCGGCTGGCTAGGCGGCTGGGGGGTGGCCCTGGCCGGCGTCGTGGTCCTCGCCAACCTCGCCCAGGTCGCCGGACAGTACCTGTGGCTGCTGGTCGGCGACGGTTCCCTGTCCCGGAACAGCACGCTCGTCACCGCCACCGGCGTGCTGTTCATTGTCTTCATGACCTTCGTGAACTACCGCGGCATTCGGCTCGGGGAGCATGTCCAGCGCGCCCTGACCTATGTCCAGTACGTCTCGCTCGGCATCTTCGCGGTGGCGATCATCTTCCACATTGCCGCGGGCGGCTCTGACGGGACCGGTCCGGGGCAGCCATTCGATCTGGAATGGTTCAACCCGGCGGGCGCCTTTGCCGACCCGGGCGCCGTCGTCCACGGCGTCCTCCTGGCCCTGTTCATCTACTGGGGCTGGGACACCTGCCTCGCGGTGAACGAGGAGACGGAAAACCCGGCCACGACGCCGGGCCGTGGCGCCGTGCTTTCGGCAGTCGTCCTCGTGGCCATCTATGTCTCCGTGGCCCTGCTGGTGATGATGTATGCCTCTGTGGGCACGGACGGGATCGGCCTCGGAAACGAAGCCAACCAGAGCGATGTCTTCCTTGCGATGAAAGACGTGGTGCTGGGCCCCTGGGGCTGGCTGATCGTCGTCGCGGTGCTCGCCTCCGTGCTGTCCTCGACCCAGACCACCATCCTTCCCACTGCCCGCGGCACCCTGTCCATGGGCGTGCACGGGGCACTGCCGCCGAAATTCGGCGAGGTGCACCCACGCAACCAGACCCCGGGCTTCTCCACCCAGATCATGGGCGCGGCCGCCGTCGGCTACTACGTGCTGATGAGCATCCTGAGCGAGAACCTGCTGGCCGACTCCATCAGCTCCATCAGCCTGTTCATCGCCTTCTACTACGCGTTGACCGGCTTCGCGTGCGTCTGGTACTTCCGTGCCACGCTCCGCAGCTCGGCCCGCAACCTGTGGTTCCGGGGGATCCTTCCGCTGCTCGGCGCCCTGCTGCTGACCGCGGCCTTCGTCGTCTCCGCGGTGCAGATGTGGGACCCCGGCTACGGCGACACTCAGATTTTCGGCGTCGGGGGTGCCTTCGCCAGCGGCGTGGTGCTGCTGGGCCTGGGCGGAGTGCTGGCCGCCGTGTGCCGTTTCGCCCCGTCAACCCGGGATTACTTCCTGCAGCGGCAGCCGTCGGCCGGGGCGGCGCGGTCCGGGAGCCTGCGGCCGTAG
- a CDS encoding glutathionylspermidine synthase family protein, protein MKRLKSEPRPDWKARIEEQGLVFSTTTLPGGANIEYWHEAAYYEFTMEEVETLEQTAEDMHRMCLEAARFLATGAMGTIGIGPQALELAAESLQAGDIDVYGRFDFVYDGQGGPAKMLEYNADTPTGLIEAAVAQWFWLQDVFPEKDQWNGIHEALIRQWKKLQYRTGMSTLHVAHSEAEQSGEDWMTAAYMRDVASQAGWTTIGINMSDIGWDPNLNRFVDLDNFIISTMFKLYPWEQMMKEPFGQRLLQRAHNPRWIEPAWKMLLSNKALLAALWHLYPDHPNVLPAYLDAPGPLKEWVAKPLHGREGDNIRIHAAGINVEQPGDYGREGWCYQQFHALPDFDGNRPVLGLWVVDGESVGCGIRESDGPVTDYFCRFVPNTIDAPAPTPPASAQYTNEAGITL, encoded by the coding sequence GGAGCCGAGGCCGGACTGGAAAGCACGGATCGAAGAGCAGGGCCTGGTCTTCTCCACCACCACCCTGCCGGGCGGCGCGAATATAGAGTACTGGCACGAGGCCGCCTACTACGAATTCACCATGGAGGAGGTGGAAACCCTCGAGCAGACGGCAGAGGACATGCACCGCATGTGCCTGGAAGCCGCCCGGTTCCTGGCGACGGGCGCCATGGGCACCATCGGCATCGGACCGCAGGCACTGGAACTGGCGGCCGAGTCACTGCAGGCCGGCGACATCGACGTCTACGGCCGTTTCGACTTCGTCTACGACGGGCAGGGCGGCCCCGCCAAAATGCTCGAGTACAACGCCGACACTCCCACCGGGCTCATCGAGGCCGCGGTGGCGCAGTGGTTCTGGCTGCAGGACGTCTTTCCGGAAAAGGACCAGTGGAACGGTATCCACGAGGCCCTCATCCGGCAGTGGAAGAAGCTGCAGTACCGGACGGGCATGAGCACCCTCCACGTTGCCCACTCCGAGGCGGAGCAATCCGGTGAGGACTGGATGACGGCGGCCTACATGCGGGACGTCGCCAGCCAGGCCGGCTGGACCACCATCGGCATCAACATGTCGGACATCGGCTGGGATCCCAACCTCAACCGTTTCGTGGACCTGGACAACTTCATCATCAGCACCATGTTCAAGCTCTACCCCTGGGAACAGATGATGAAGGAGCCATTCGGGCAGCGGCTGCTCCAGCGGGCCCACAACCCGCGCTGGATCGAACCCGCCTGGAAGATGCTCCTGTCCAACAAGGCCCTGCTCGCGGCGCTGTGGCATCTCTACCCCGACCACCCCAACGTGCTGCCCGCTTACCTGGACGCGCCCGGCCCGCTGAAGGAATGGGTAGCCAAGCCGCTGCACGGCCGCGAAGGGGACAACATCAGGATCCACGCCGCCGGCATCAATGTAGAACAGCCCGGCGACTACGGCCGGGAAGGCTGGTGCTACCAGCAGTTCCACGCCCTGCCCGACTTCGACGGGAACCGCCCGGTGCTCGGGCTCTGGGTGGTCGACGGCGAATCGGTCGGCTGCGGCATCCGGGAGTCCGACGGGCCGGTCACCGATTACTTCTGCCGCTTCGTGCCGAACACGATTGACGCTCCGGCCCCCACTCCCCCGGCTTCGGCCCAGTACACAAACGAGGCAGGTATCACTTTATGA